The Drosophila biarmipes strain raj3 chromosome X, RU_DBia_V1.1, whole genome shotgun sequence genome includes the window CTGCGCAAGTCGGTGCCCCTGTCCGTGGAAAAGCAGGACGACGGCAAGCTGCTGGTGAAGTGGAAGAACACGGAGACCGGCGAGGAGGCCGAGGATGTCTTCGACACCGTGCTGTGGGCCATCGGCCGAAAGGGCCTGGTCGATGACCTGAACCTGCCCAATGCCGGCGTGAGTGTGCAGAAGGACAAGATTCCAGTGGACTCGCAGGAGGCCACCAATGTGGCTAACATCTATGCCGTCGGCGACATTATCTACGGCAAGCCGGAGCTGACGCCCGTGGCCATTCTGGCTGGCCGTCTGCTGGCACGCCGCCTATACGGTGGATCCATCCAGCTCATGGACTACGCGGATGTGGCCACCACCGTGTTCACTCCCCTGGAGTACGCCTGCGTCGGTCTCAGCGAGGAGGATGCCGTCAAGCAGTACGGAGCCGATGAGGTGGAGGTGTTCCACGGCTACTACAAGCCCACGGAGTTCTTCATTCCCCAGAAGAGCGTGCGCTACTGCTACTTGAAGGCGGTGGCCGAGCGCCATGGCGACCAGCGGGTCTATGGACTGCACTACCTCGGACCAGTGGCCGGTGAGGTGATCCAGGGATTCGCGGCCGCCCTCAAGTCCGGCCTGACCATCAACACGCTGATCAATACGGTGGGCATTCACCCCACGACCGCCGAGGAGTTCACCCGGCTGACCATCACCAAGCGCTCGGGACTGGACCCCACGCCggccagctgctgcagctAGAGCGGGATGGCAGCCCTGCCGCCGCCTGGGACGCCGTCGAAACCTGCTCCAACCCGAATCCACCCTAGAATGAATGGTTCTTGCCGCGGCCCGGCGATCGAGATCGAAGAGTTCAACAGTTCCGTTCTTAGTTACCACACTTAACACTCCACACAACAGCTCTGCGCAAGGGAGGGGCACCGGGCAGCGATGGCGGGCGGAACTCCAGAGGAACTCCCCGCGCGACCGGTCCATCCCACACGACTGCTGCGCCGCCGACACGCACTCCAAATTCTGAATTTGTTTGATCCCATGAAATTAACCATGAAATCCATGAAAATCCCCTGAATGTAAggttgaaaaatataatttttcaccCACGAAACTGAGTTTTTACATTGTAGTATCCATATCTTTGGATTGCGACTCGATAGGGCCTTAATCTAATCTTAAAGCATTTTTGTGTGATAGTAGAAGTGTATTAGGGTCAACCTTCAGTAGTTGCTAGCAAGAAACCTCGCGACCCTTGACATATTACGTACACGCCAATCAGCTAACTACGTTTACTTCATTAGCCATGCAAATTGCCTAATGGGTTGAATGAATCGCGTTTGCCCCCGTATAACATATTCTTGTGAACTAAAAACTTGCGAGCTTGCAGTGTGGGGTGGAGTATTGATAATACCCTTGAGGTTCTGCTAACGACCTGAGAGTAATGGCACCGCCGAGGGTTTCCTGTGGGCCTTGGACAGGTGAAAAGGAGGAGCGTCAAAGCTGTTTTCAAATTGAAGTTGCGTGTTATGTAATGAAAATTGGACAGAGGGAATTCTATTACGAGAGACATtgcattcttttttttcccTGTTACCTTTTTATTGGAACTTGGTCAAAATGGtcagaaatcaaaaagaaGCACCGCAGTCATTTTCCTACTGATTCTAATAAGTAACAATTTTTGGATATTTGTaacattgtatttttttatgaaaattggtcaaaacttaaaattttaagctgaaaatgccaaataattgggaatttaattacgaGTTGAACAAGGTAAACATTCTATTTTTTGACCcttacttttattgtttcgtCTGAAAAACTGATaatttttattggaaattagaatcttagttttttgacgaaaaatttaataatttctttttgtcTGTTTCcctgtaacttggtcaaaaatgctCCGAATTCTAAAAATGTACTGTTCTGGACAGCTACAAGCTATATAATAAATCGCGGATATTTTCTGGccgattttaaaaacaaaaaatttacgaaaaattttcatttt containing:
- the LOC108033115 gene encoding thioredoxin reductase 1, mitochondrial isoform X4, encoding MAPVQGSYDYDLIVIGGGSAGLACAKEAVLNGARVACLDYVKPTPTLGTKWGVGGTCVNVGCIPKKLMHQASLLGEAVHEAAAYGWNVDDKIKPDWSKLVQSVQNHIKSVNWVTRVDLRDKKVEYINGLGSFVDSHTLVAKLKSGDRTITAQTFVIAVGGRPRYPDIPGALEYGITSDDLFSLDREPGKTLVVGAGYIGLECAGFLKGLGYEPTVMVRSIVLRGFDQQMAELVAASMEERGIPFLRKSVPLSVEKQDDGKLLVKWKNTETGEEAEDVFDTVLWAIGRKGLVDDLNLPNAGVSVQKDKIPVDSQEATNVANIYAVGDIIYGKPELTPVAILAGRLLARRLYGGSIQLMDYADVATTVFTPLEYACVGLSEEDAVKQYGADEVEVFHGYYKPTEFFIPQKSVRYCYLKAVAERHGDQRVYGLHYLGPVAGEVIQGFAAALKSGLTINTLINTVGIHPTTAEEFTRLTITKRSGLDPTPASCCS